The genome window GAACATATATAACCAGCCAGAGTAAACCAAGTGGCATTAGAGACTGTCCTGGTAAGTGGGCAGGCTCTGCCACTGCCAACACAAGCACTAAACATACTTATCTGGACAAAAGGGGAGGATATTAGGGCTTTCTTCTACACCACTCCGTTTCACTAATACTTGCAATACTTGAATATCTCTTTGCTGCTCTTCTGACTGCTATAGAATATGCTGTACTTGATTCAGAGACCTGGTTGATATCCAAAAGCCTGAATGGGAATTTATAGAAGGCATCCCCACCcagaaaagcttaaaaacaattaaatagcCTACAAAAGAAGGAGcagattcatttttaaaaggctttccTTGACACCTTTACATAACAGGAAGGATGTAAACAAATCAATCTGGCAGATGGATAtgacagaaaaagaactgaTGAGTAGCTAAAATCTTTTTTCCTATAACCTTCAAAGTATATGAAAGGAAAATGGGTACGCAGAAGTATGGATGGACAGTCCATGAGACAGCTGGAAAGGGAGGACACCATGGGGCAGACAGAGGGCAGACTGTGCTTATGGATGTTCTTCAGGCTCTTTCAGAGCAATATAGCCAAGTCCTTGGAGCCTGGTCTTGGTTGTAGGGACAGCTCGTACGGAGATGAACATGGCATAAAAAACTTTGATGAAATGGAAGCTACTACGTCTGGCTACTGTTAGTAAAGAAAGTTTGCAGCTCACGAAAATTCAGGTGAGCTTCAGTTCAACAAAACAGCTTATTATTTGCATTAAAGTTACATGTCACTTGGATTTTCATATCTGATAAGACATTGGGTTTGCCAGGATATGATTTAACCTGAATGTTGGATACTAGGAAATAACATTTCTGCATCATGCAAGATTTCTCATTAGCTTTCTATCTTTAAATACCAAGGTGCTGCCAGCTAGGTTTTGATCTAAGGATGCTTAAACATTTATGTTCTTGCcttttcaataaaaacaaaatgaaatttcataCCTGAGACAGTTTTTGCTTCTGATCACAGTTTATCCCTCCAATAAAAACCATGTTTGGCATCACCGGTCTCGGGAACTCAAACACAAAATCAAATCTCATTAGCCAAACAGATCCACGGCGTAGAAGGTCTGTAGCTGTCACTTTCTTTTGTAGTATCTCATTTGCAAGTTCTTCAAATAGAAATAATATAGGCTTACAGAAAATGACCTCCAGCAAATGGACTAGCATGTTCTTCACGCGTTGAGCAAATGTCATCTGATCTGAATGATTTAGGAAGGGTCTGGGGATATAAGAAGGAGGGTTTGGACACTGGGTAGCTTCAGAATCCATACCGCAAAAAAGTCCCCGCAAGAAGTACACAGAAGGAACTGAAAGATACTCAGCAATTATTGGTCCACACATCAGAACTGGATCCGTGAAAACCACATCAAATTTGCTCTCTCTCAAATACTGCATCATGTCTTTGTTGTGAAAAAGGCTCTCACAGTTGctcaaaaataatttggtaATTTCTAACGTGCTTTGAtgtattgaaataattttattcaaaatagaTTCTTCAGAAATATGAGCATTAACAAAGGACTTGAGCACAACAGAATAATTTTCCTCTGTGTAACGTACTGGATATTCTTTCACTGTATAATTCTGAGGCTCCTTTGGCTTCAAATACAAATTTGTTGATGGTACAACCACAACAACTTCATGTCCATTTTGCTGGAGTTTCCCCACCACTGGGCGCATGCTGAGCCAGTGACTTCCATCTTGAGGTACCACCAGGATCTTTCCACCTTCAGCAAAGATTAAAGATGATACCAGAAGAAGAAATATCCCAGTATGTTggtaaaaacactgaaatggaAGACCCATTTCAGTGGAAGTAAACTGGAGAGTTCTGCTCTGTACACATCCGACACAGATCCATGCAAGCTCTAACTTGTCTGCAGGAAACTTATTGACTGCAGAAGTAAACGTTTAACTTCCCAGTATCATTGTGGTTATCTGTCAATATTTAACTGCAATACAGGAAACAGGAGCATACTGCTCTTGAAAAGAGATGCCCCTCTTTGTACTTGTTATTAATTTTCAAGCTTGAAAGTATGTTAGCACGTTCCTTCCTTCATGAAACTAAGAAGAGTGGGATTGTTATCATGTAATAATATTTGTAGTTAATGCCATTGACTTGGTAGGTACCCAGTGAGAAAAAcctggttttgctttcaaaaggcAACCTGTAAAATACACCCAGAAGAGGGAATGGAAATTGCAACACCATTTCTTTTATAGGCTAGCCTGAGAACACCTGACCAGTACGTGAAGGTTGATAGATTCCCACCCCCTGGAAGCTGTCAATACTGCATGTCCTATGAATATATCACAGCTACCAGGATGTACCATGCAATTCCAAATCTGAGGAGAAGAACAGTCCTGTTTGGCTTTTCTCTCCATGGTactagacaaaaaaaaaaaaacaacaacaacaaaaaaaacaacaacaaaaaaaacccaacaaaacaaaacacccccccacacacacacaaacaaacaaacaaacaaaaaacacttaaATGATGGTTTCAGGGCAAGTGAATGGAAAGGAGGCCAGCGGAGACTTTTTTGGGATACAAAGAAGGAGCCTTGGTCTTTGGTCACTGTCCTGAAAACCCTTTTTATATATTGTAAGTAAGACAAAATTTAGGAGGAGCTATAATATTTTTTACTAATCACACTGATAATACACACAGATAACCCCAACTTTGATGAGAAGTGGGGTCATCTCTTGGTTAAATTAGCCAGGAACTTGGTAGTCAGTCCTGTGGGTTTGAATCCACTCAGAGGAAGGCACAAGCTATCCCTGGAGCTCATGTCTCCCGAGAGAGGAACTGAGAGGAACTTTCTGGGctgttataaaaaaaataggtgGTAATACCCTGGTTAGTGTTTTCACTAAAGCTCTATTAGGCTGGTGTGACTCCTCCTTTGCCGATATTCACTGCCATCCCCTGGGAACATGCAGTGAACTGAGGTCCTCAAGGCTTTGCTGGAGAAATGTTTTGTCTTTATGCAAgtaaaaacaatgccagagcagTCGTTCGGGTAGtgctaaggaaaaaatcctTACAAAGGGCACCTCTACCCCTTTCAGATTTGAAGGGTGTGGTGCTCGTTATCAATTCCTGTGGTATGTGCAGGTGAGCAGCATGGAGTAGTTGAAGGAACAAAGGGCTCAAAGAGAGAGAACTCTTTGTGTTGTGCCTGCTTCTGGCATCTAGGAGGTAAAGCTTCCCTGCTGGATACTGAAGGATAGATATTTTATGTTAAACACAGCTGAAGCTCCTGTGACTCAGGActgcaatttattttcctcctagGAGTATCTCCCACCACAGGACTTGTGTGGGTTACTCCAGGCTGTCTCTTTGAGCTGGCAAGGAGCATTGCTGTGCTGGAGCTTATCTCTGACTGGGACTGGTGGTGACCTGTGGATTTCTTCTGACCTGAGCAGCAAACAGTGAGTGGCACTAAGGAAAGAGGATATAGCAAATGGATACCTCAGCAGATACTTGCTGTATGAGCAACACTAAAACTAAGCTAAATGTTTTTGAGACAGCATGGAAATGTTGGTTTCAGTGCtggatttgttttcctgttggtAGGTGAGATTGCTTGCCTCCTTGTGCTCTGGGTCTTGCAAACAGGATCAGGTTGCTAAAATGCACAAGCGATGATCTAATTTCATTTCCCAGGATTTGGATGATGGGTGAGGCTTATATATGGACGAATCATTGTGCAACTGAACCTactcttcttatttttaattttttatttttaatgctaaattgcatcaggcaaagggaTTCCAGTAAATGCAGAGAGGTAGCTGCTGATGTGAACCTGTCTGCTTTCCCCTGTTATATTTTGCATAGCTATGCAGAGACACTGGCATTTGCCAGCACAGGATAAGATAGAATGTAGTTTGGCTAGCATGactttggaggaaaaacaaCCCACAGAAGTGATGAGATGTTGACAGTCAGGAACAGAGGGCTCAAAGAGTGAGAACTGTAGACTGAAGAACTATgttttccagcttctttcaaTATCTCTTCAAAATATGAGAGGCACAGGGATGTGGACAAAAGCAGACTGAGGAGGACAGTGAGATGACGTGTTTGGTTAAAGCAGCTGTTTCAGGTTTATATATACTGCACACTAAAGATGTACAACGCACAACGGCTaaactttcttttgaaaaagtaGTGCTGATTGTATTGTCTGACATTGtgtattttgattttgcaaTATAAAGCAGATGAACATTATTGTCATCTTTAAAAGTGCTCAACTTcctttacaaaaacataaacagTGAAAGCTGGCTGCTCTAAACTGTCACTAGGTTCATAAACACCTTgaattttgcatgaaaaaagCAACCCTAGCATTTGGTTCATGAACAGTGTGATGACTACTGCTGCAGTGCTGAAAATGAAGAGTTCCCCTATAGCTGTACTAGTCTGGCTAGCAAAGTAACTGTACCTGCAGACACAACAGGGTCCCTTCTGAGGTCTCACAATGTGGCTTTTGTGTTGAACAGGCTTTTCAAAAGTGTTGCTCTGTGTACCAGGTATGTGTGCGTGCTTTGGTACTGCTTACTGTATTCTTCGGCTTCTTGTCAAAGTCTTTGTATTCCGCTTTAATTGCATGTTTCAGAGGACCAGTTAGGAATGCCTCCTTATCAGAGCgtcctgggagctgctggctctGGCAGGAGGGTTTCAGAACGGGACCTGTTTGCTTAATCCTTGTGCTGGAGGGACAAACCACAGGGTCTTTATTCAGCTCTACTTCTCCATTGCTTAACTACCTACTTAAACACTACTTAACTTAAAACTTAATGTCTCACTCTTTGAGCCCTTTGTTCCTCCAACTACTCCATGCTGCTCACATGCACATAACTTCACAGGAATTGATAACAAGCACCACACCCTTCAAACCAGAAAGGGGTAGAAGTGCCCTTTGCAaggattttttccttagcaCCACCGAAACTTAACGTTTTAAGTTAACCAGTTGTTTGAATAAgtatgtggcagaatgcaaacccccctctctccccacctctccttcagtatggaaggagtaggcacatctccctctctctctgctacttgaggctaacagcttcttttgtttggccccagagcaccctggccagggccattaggagaagggagtgccaaggtgccactgagccgctgggcacctgcggccagtgtgggggatgtttggaggcttcaggggcacccacagccagtgtgggggtgcagagaagcttctagaatgcctacagtcagatctgatcaaccaatataaaaacgggactctcgttgagactccgcccattgtcgcgggtctctcggagcacgagcaagatgctgccaccgagagccccCACCGgaatggagactccgcttgccttgacgccacgggtgtgagtaaaacttcttgcaggattgcgagtatatttatacttttcgtgcacatttgcacgtgtaactttctgtgctcaatatgagcacgtgtaaaattaatcctcgcgtaatcacgggtgtattttccttctgtgcgcatttgcacgtgtactttccgtgcacatttgcacatgttactttccgtgctcaatacgagcacgtgtataaattatttcctcgcacaatcacaagtgtattttcctcccgtgcttccacataagcacgtgtaatattctgtgcacatttgcatgtgtaagtaaattaaccctcacaggattgtgagtgtattgtaaatttaccctcgcacaatcgcgagtgtacactttccgtactcactacgagtacgtgtatctctttaaaataatcccataccgtgtttaggcaagtgtgtgtacttctccgggatggctccagcattgttttgggtgaagccatgtgcgTGCACTCtctggaccgcctgttgtattagttgctgccccttaataattttcctcaactgatatcggAACCTGTacttaagtcacttttggagtgataaaaccctgtttctcaccagtttaataaaagttgttttggatcctgttgtcccttaaactaacctcggggtaccTCCATGACAAGGTAACATGAACACAAGAAGCATTTTGAAAGGCTGCTATAGCTTACATTTCTGAACTTTGCTTTGATCTAACTTTGATTTTACATGCTGCACAAAATAGCAACCTCACAGTAACATTGGGCAAAAGTGTCTCAGGGCTCACAGTCTGAGTTCATTTGCAATGTTCTCTTAATGAGGGACCATTTATCCTGCCAGCCTTCAGGTCCTTCTGGAGTCATTAGAGGCTGATGCTGGCACGGGACCTCTGCTCAGCCGAGATACCGGCTCTGACTTCCTGCAAGCCTTGTATTAGACTTCCAGACACATTGGGATTTGGCAAGTGGATTTATGTGTCTGTTAATGAATATGTACTTGCTGCTGAGACAGATGCCCATGCaaagtgggacatgaggaagcCCAGCCTGCGGCAGTCGGTGGAGTTATCTTAGTCAATAAGTGCAGTTTGTGTTCCCCCAGGGCCAGTCCTGTAGTTGCATGTTCTCCCACTCCTTTTACACAAGAGCACTGCAGGATGGAGAGGATTCTTATAGCTCAGGAGGGTCAGGGAACGCGGGATATAATTCCCAGCTCGGTGCTGGAGAAGACACACTTGCCCAGTtctgcagaggcaggagctccacagcaccctggtGCAGGTTCTCCACAGAACCGTGTGAGATATGGCAGCGAGGAGTCCTCTTCTGGAATGAGGCCACAGCGCctgttttttctgcctgtgcAAAACTGTGGACAGTGTTGACAGGTCTGTGGCTTAAGCTTCTCgtctgagaaaataaaatgcatcttCAATCTCTtgttctctctcccttttctggtcatcctttttgttttcttgttgaatAATGGGCTACTGTGTTTCAGAAAACTATCTATTCTAATAATACACTTGTATTTCTGAAAAGTCATGACCAGCCCAGGGTTTACTACTGTGTACAGATAAGCagattggttttttttccccatgcatGACTCACTTCACATTTGTTTACACTCTGCTGCATTATTGCCTTGCTACTGGGCACTGTTTGAAGTGAAATAGGAGAAATTCTTCTGCTCTCTGCAGATGATGTTTCTGAAACAGGTGGACTGAAGATATGCAAGTACTTTCAAGGTTTGGAACATGTGGTTTCCACCAAATGACAAATGTCAGTGTGAAGATGGGAGATGCCAGGTATAAAATGAGGGCAGGATGGCACTACCCTTGTAGTAAGCAACAAAGTGCAGCTCTGAGACCTTCAGATATAGCAGTTAAGACTTAAGCCATGCAACCAGCAAGAATTTACATCTTAAATCTCAAACTATGAAGCAACGGTTTCTTGAGCCTAATGTAAGACAATGTCATATTTATAATATTATTCTAGGATTTGAATTTACAGTGTTATTCTTTATCAAGTTCAGTAGACTCTGCAGAAGCCTGTCAAAGAGTATGAAAGAGAtgtgaaggaatgaaaaaaacatcagcTCAAAACTGCTGTCCTGCAATTGTACAGTGAAATTGTGTGACCACAATTCAGAAGCAAGGCAGTAATTTCCTATCATAGGAAAGAGATTTGTGTCCTGCTTTGTGCCTGGAAAGAAGTGTCCAGTGCTATTAATTCTTTAGAGACCATATAGTAACTATCAAAATAGATTTAAATTTCTAGATTAGGATTAAAAACCCTGCAGAACAATTCTGGTAAAAGCAAATGTCAAGAAACAGATATCAAAACTTAGCTGAGTTTTGCATACAAGTGTATTTCACCAAATACACTCTTTCAGATTAATTCTTCCCAGTTCAACAGGACATTTATGTTTCACCATGACctacaaacagaaacaacagaGTTTGGAAGCCACAAGTCATCAAAACACAGACAAGGCAACTTAACTGACTTTACTGAGCACAGAGTTAAAAACATAAGATGACTCTCAGAGCATGGTCTGTGGGGTTTTGGTGAGGTCAAAGAAAGATGTCAGactccaggaaaacaaaataaaaatgcattgagTTGGGCAATATACATTCACAGAGGAGGGTAATTGGTAGCTGGCCGATGAAGTCCATTTCTTGTTGGACTTGCCCAAAAATCCTCATTAATTCAAATAAGTCACCTACCTCCATGATGATAATTTGATTTCAGCCTGTGCAAAACAACTGCAAAAATCTGGCTGCATTACATCATTACCAGAAATATAGAACTTAATTAGCACTAAATTTCCAGACAAGATGTAATCACATTCCATTGCAAAATGTGtaatttggaggaaaaagaacaTACCTTGGGCAGTGGTTTCTTCTCAGCACAGTTTATACCTCCAATAAAGACCATATTGGGCATCACTGGTCTGACGTACTCAAACACAAAGTCATATCTCAGAAGCCAAATGGAAGCAGAGTTGAACATGTCTAGCAGGGATACATCTCTCTGAAGAACTTCAGAGGAAAACGCTAGTGTTTCCTTGTAGAAACCGTAACAGTACACAGGCTCCAGGAGGGAAACCAGTGCATTTTCCACTCTCTGGAAAAAAGTCATGCGGTCCGAGTTGAAGGTGAATAGTCTCGGAGCGTAAGACAGAGGGCTTGGGCACTGCGCTGCTTCGTAGTGTAAGTTGCAAGGCAATCCTCTCATGAAGAACACAAACGGAAGAGAAAGATAATTAGAAACTGTTGCTCCACACATAAAGATGGGGTCGGTTAGGACAGCATCAAAGCCGCTTTGATTCAAGTACTGCAAAGTCTCCTTGTTCCTGAAAAGGTCCTTGCACGGAGCAAAGAACATATGGAGAACATCCACAAAGCTGTTGTACATCGCTAGAGTGTTCAGCGGAAAAGGCAAGTCCTTCAGGTGAACAGCAAGGTAGTCACGAAAGCAATTATCCAGGTCTTCTACTGTGTAAGACACTGG of Columba livia isolate bColLiv1 breed racing homer chromosome 7, bColLiv1.pat.W.v2, whole genome shotgun sequence contains these proteins:
- the LOC110354866 gene encoding UDP-glucuronosyltransferase 1A1-like isoform X2, whose product is MGLPFQCFYQHTGIFLLLVSSLIFAEGGKILVVPQDGSHWLSMRPVVGKLQQNGHEVVVVVPSTNLYLKPKEPQNYTVKEYPVRYTEENYSVVLKSFVNAHISEESILNKIISIHQSTLEITKLFLSNCESLFHNKDMMQYLRESKFDVVFTDPVLMCGPIIAEYLSVPSVYFLRGLFCGMDSEATQCPNPPSYIPRPFLNHSDQMTFAQRVKNMLVHLLEVIFCKPILFLFEELANEILQKKVTATDLLRRGSVWLMRFDFVFEFPRPVMPNMVFIGGINCDQKQKLSQEFEAIVNASGEHGIVVFSLGSMVSEIPMKKAEEIADALGSVPQTVLWRYTGKAPHNLPKNVKLVKWLPQNDLLAHPKTRAFITHGGSHGIYEGICNAVPMVLMPLFGDQMDNAKRVESRGAGLTLNILEMTSQDISTALKAVINDKKYKENIKRLSELHLDRPIHPLDLAVHWVEFVMKHKGAPHLRPAAHDLNWIQYHSLDVIAFLLAVVLLSLFISLKCCLFCCRRCCSKKGRARKPTKAKSH